In the Gemmatimonadota bacterium genome, GCATCGAATGCCTATCCGAGGTTGTCAGGTTGCGGGACAGGGTCGCATGTTCAGCCACCGCCCACGAAGTGCACGACCTCGAGCACGTCTCCCTCCCGGACCTTCGTTTCGGCGAAGCGTTCCCGCCTCAGGATTTCGCGGTTGAGTTCGATCACGACGGCGGCAGGATGGACGCCGAGCTCCGCGAGCAGACTGGTCACGGTATGTTCAGAGGCGATGCGCAGATCCTCGCCGTTTGCGCGAATGGCGATTTTCTCTCGAGTCTCGATCAAGGCAAGGCCCTCAGGTAGTCTTCCGCGGCATGAACGGGATCGGTGCGCCCCCAGACGCCGCTCACAACCGCGATTCCGTAGGCCCCGGCGCGAAAGGCGTCCGCTGCGGTCTTTGGAGTGATACCCCCGATCGCGATCACAGGTACCGATTTGGCGGCTTCGGCCGTGCGGGAGATAGCCGCAAGTCCGGCGCCGGGGCGTCCCGGGTGGCTGCGGGTCTTGAAAAGGTTGCCGGCGAAGACGTAATCTACCGCAGCGGGCGGATCCGGGTCGCGGTCCTTCCTTCCGCCGGGATCGGGAGTCGCGATCGATTCGGTGGTCGCGAGCCGGATCGAGACACCGACGGCCAGGCCGTTCGGGGCTGAACCTCGGACGGCTTGCGAAGACCTCGGGACCGCACGGGTCGGGCCCACGCCAGCGATCAGCTCACGGGCGGCGACGGCGGTGAAGGAACGGGCGCCGAGGTGAACGCCGTCCACCGGCAGGCTGAGAGCGATGTCGAGGCGATCATTCACGATCAGCCGACCCTTCCTCGTCGGATGGCCGGGCCGCGGCTCGGCCGACAGCGCTTCGGCCAGCTCGAAGACCGTCCTGCCGTTCGTGCGCGGTCCCCGGACGTGAAGCGCAATGGGCAGCCGGAGCATCCGTTCCGCCTGGATGGAGAAGTCCGGTCTGGCGAGGATGTCGTCGTCGGTGACGACGTGAAGGCGCGGTAGCGCCGTTCGAATGCGGCGGGAGGTCGGTCCGCAGGCAGCCATGCTCAGTTGAAGCGCTCGCCGCAGGCGACCCCTCTTCCGGCTATCCATGACTTTGCGCTCATCCGCTTCTTCCCAGGTGGTTGGACCTCTCCCACCCCGAGAACGCCGTGGCCGCAGGCGACCGCCAGCCCGTCGCGCACGTCGGCGCAAACGACCGTGCCCGGCGGATGGCCGAACGAATCGGCGTCGCGGCAACCCGGCGGCGGCGCGTCCTCTTCGGGACGGAAGAGCTTCACCGGTTTCCCCGAGAGCAGGCTCCAGGCGCCCGGTTTCCGGTCCATCGCGCGCAACTGGCACGCGACCTCCGAGGCGGATCGACTCCAGTCCACTCGGGCGATCTGCCGAGTGATCTTCGGCGCGAAGGTGGCCGAGCTGTGATCCTGAGGCCGCTCCTGCGCACGTCCGGCTTCCAACGCGGCCACCGCCTTCACCACGGTCGCGGCTCCCAGTTCGGCGAGCCGTACCGCCAGTTCGCTTGCCGTCACTGCGGCCTCGATGGTTAGCGTAGCCGTCCGTATCACCGGACCGGCGTCCATCTCTTCCACCATGCGCATCACCGAGACCCCGGAGGTCTCGTAACCGCGAGCGATCGCCCAGGCGATGGGGGCGGCTCCTCTGAGCTCGGGAAGCAGCGAGGCGTGGAGGTTGATCGACCCCAGGGACGGAAGGTCGAGCAGCGAGGTCGGAATCAGCCGCCCGTAGGCGACCACGACCGACAGGTCGGGCCGAGCAGCCCCCAGGGCTTCGGCGAAACCGGGCTCCTTGGGCGAATCGGGCTGCAGGACCGGCGTTCCCATGTCGAGCGCACGCTCCTTTACCGCCGACGGCCGGAGGAGCCTGCCCCTACCGAAGGGGCGGTCGGGCCGGGTCACGGCCGCGACGATATCGTGCCCGGCTTCCGCCAGAGCCCGCAGGGAAGCGACCGCGAAGTCCGGTGTGCCCCAGAAGGCTATTCTCACTCACGCCCCTCGCCCGACTTGCGCCACTTGGCAAGGAGCATCCTGCGCTTGAGCGGACTCAGGCGGTCGAGGAAGAGAACGCCGTCGAGATGGTCGATCTCGTGCTGGAGGGCCCGAGCGAAGATGCCCCGCGCGCTCAGGGCGAGCGGCTCGCCGCGGACATCGCGCCCTTCCACCGTGACTTCGGCGGGGCGTTCCACGGCCTCCTCCACTCCCGGGATGCTCAGGCACCCCTCCGTTTTTCGGCTCCGTTCCCGACTCGCCTCCACTATGTGCGGGTTGACGATGGCCAGGTGCCCTTGCGCGCCTTCCTCCCGCACGTCGACCACGCACACCCGCCTGCTCACCCCGACCTGCGGTGCGGCCAGACCTATGCCTTCGGCTTCGTACATGGTCTCGTAAAGATCGGTGACCAGCTCCTGCAGCTCCTCATCGAATTCGGTGACCTCCTCGGCCGGGCGGCGGAGCACGGGGTCCCCCAGGAGAACGATTCGACGGAGGGCCATCCTACTTAACGTCGAGAACCGCGGCGACCCGGGCCTGATCTACGGTGATGCGAGTGGAGTCGCCGGTCCTCACCGTCAGCCTGCCGTCGTCGATGTGGACCACGCTGCCGATGATGCCGCCGTTCGTCACGATCTCGTCACCCGGCTTGAGGGCTTCGATCGACTGGCGTCGCGCCTTCTCCCGCTTCTGATTGGGTCGGATCAGGAGGAAGTAGAAGATGGCCAGGAAGGCGGTCACCTGGAGAAGGAGGCGCAGCAATCCGGAGGTGCCTTCGCCAGGAGCGGCCGGAAGTGGGAGCGGAGTCGTCAGGACGGGGAGGTTCATGGCAGTTCCGGATTCGGGGTTCGGTTCGAGGATTGAAGTGCAGGTCGGGATCGGGCAGGTGCTGCGCGGAAGCGTCGGAGCCATTCGCGTGACCAGGATCCAAACTCGCGGCGTCGAATGCGACGGCGGGCCTCTGCGGTAAGACTAGCGAGAAAGCGCAGGTTGTGGACCGAGAGCAGGCGAACAGCCAGCCACTCTCCGGCAACCACAAGATGTCGAAGGTAGGCTCGGTCGTAAATCGCGCAGGTGGCGCAGCCGCAGCTCGGATCGACGGGCAGTCGGTCATCCTTGAAACGAGCCGCTTTCAAGTTGATCTGGCCCTCCTCGCTCGTCCAGACCGTGCCGTGACGAGCGTTCCGCGTAGGAGCCACGCAGTCGAAGAGGTCGCACCCTCGGGCGATGGCCTCGAGGAGGTCGTCGGGATAGCCGACACCCATGAGGTAACGCGGTCGGTCAGCGGGCAGAGCTTCGTCGACCGCTTCGAGCGCGGACCGCATGGCCTCCTTCGACTCGCCGACGCTGAGGCCGCCGATGCCGAAGCCGGGGAAGTCGCCGGTATCGAGGACTCGCCGGGCGTGTGCTCGACGGAGTTCGGGAAAGACACCGCCCTGGAGCACCGGGAAAAGGGCCTGCGGAGACGCGTCGGTCTCCGGTTCGCGAGCATGGAAGTGCCGAGCCGCCCGTTCGAGCCAGGCCAGTGTGCGCCGAGCGGCGTCCCGGGCTGCGGCAGGGTCGGATCCGGCGGGCGGGCACTCGTCGAGCGCCATGGTGATGTCCGAACCGAGAGCCCTCTGGATATCGACGACCGATTCGGGAGTGAAGAGATGGCGGCTGCCGTCGATGTGGCTGCCGAAAACGACGCCTTCGTCGGAGATCCGGCGAATGGCCGAAAGCGAGAAGACCTGGTAGCCGCCGGAGTCGGTCAGGATCGGTCCATCCCAGCGCATGAAGCTGTGGAGCCCCCCGAGCTGTCGCACCCGCTCGTGGCCGGGACGGAGGAAGAGGTGATAGGCGTTGGCCAGCACCATGCGGGCGCCGGTATCGCGCACCTCGTCCATCGAGAGCCCCTTGACCGTTCCCTGGGTGCCCACAGGCATGAAGTGCGGTGTGGGAAGTTCGCCGCGCAGAGTGGTCAGGACGCCGCTCCGCGCCCTTCCCACGGATTTTTCGACGCTGAACGAGACGGCCGCGCTCAAGGTACGATCACCATGGCGTCGCCGTACGAGTAGAACCTGTAACGCTTCGCGACCGCTTCTCGGTAGGCAGCTAGGATCCGACGGCGACCGGCGAAAGCCGAAACCAGCATGAGCAGGGACGAGCGCGGCAGATGGAAGTTGGTGATGAGGCGGTCGACCACCCGGAATCGGTAACCGGGTCTGATGAAGAGGTCGGTCGAACCGGAGACGGTCCGCAAGTGTCCGTTCGCGGCGGCTGCGGCTTCCAGCGAGCGGACGCTCGTCGTCCCCACGGCCCATATCTTGCCGCCGGCGGCTCGCGTCTCGTTCACGGCGTCGGCGGTGCTCTCGGGCACCGAGAAGTTCTCGGCGTGGAGTTCGTACTCGTCGATACGTTCCGTTTCCACGGGCCTGAAGGTCCCCGGGCCGACATGGAGCGTGACCGGTGCGATCTTCGCCCCGCGACCACGGAGGTCGTCCAGCAGCTCGGGAGTGAAGTGAAGCCCGGCGGTAGGGGCGGCCACCGAACCCGGGGTGCGGGCGTAGACGGTCTGGTAACGGTCCCGGTCGATAGG is a window encoding:
- the fmt gene encoding methionyl-tRNA formyltransferase, producing the protein MRIAFWGTPDFAVASLRALAEAGHDIVAAVTRPDRPFGRGRLLRPSAVKERALDMGTPVLQPDSPKEPGFAEALGAARPDLSVVVAYGRLIPTSLLDLPSLGSINLHASLLPELRGAAPIAWAIARGYETSGVSVMRMVEEMDAGPVIRTATLTIEAAVTASELAVRLAELGAATVVKAVAALEAGRAQERPQDHSSATFAPKITRQIARVDWSRSASEVACQLRAMDRKPGAWSLLSGKPVKLFRPEEDAPPPGCRDADSFGHPPGTVVCADVRDGLAVACGHGVLGVGEVQPPGKKRMSAKSWIAGRGVACGERFN
- a CDS encoding thiamine phosphate synthase, whose protein sequence is MDSRKRGRLRRALQLSMAACGPTSRRIRTALPRLHVVTDDDILARPDFSIQAERMLRLPIALHVRGPRTNGRTVFELAEALSAEPRPGHPTRKGRLIVNDRLDIALSLPVDGVHLGARSFTAVAARELIAGVGPTRAVPRSSQAVRGSAPNGLAVGVSIRLATTESIATPDPGGRKDRDPDPPAAVDYVFAGNLFKTRSHPGRPGAGLAAISRTAEAAKSVPVIAIGGITPKTAADAFRAGAYGIAVVSGVWGRTDPVHAAEDYLRALP
- the tgt gene encoding tRNA guanosine(34) transglycosylase Tgt; the protein is MSAAVSFSVEKSVGRARSGVLTTLRGELPTPHFMPVGTQGTVKGLSMDEVRDTGARMVLANAYHLFLRPGHERVRQLGGLHSFMRWDGPILTDSGGYQVFSLSAIRRISDEGVVFGSHIDGSRHLFTPESVVDIQRALGSDITMALDECPPAGSDPAAARDAARRTLAWLERAARHFHAREPETDASPQALFPVLQGGVFPELRRAHARRVLDTGDFPGFGIGGLSVGESKEAMRSALEAVDEALPADRPRYLMGVGYPDDLLEAIARGCDLFDCVAPTRNARHGTVWTSEEGQINLKAARFKDDRLPVDPSCGCATCAIYDRAYLRHLVVAGEWLAVRLLSVHNLRFLASLTAEARRRIRRREFGSWSREWLRRFRAAPARSRPALQSSNRTPNPELP
- the queA gene encoding tRNA preQ1(34) S-adenosylmethionine ribosyltransferase-isomerase QueA: MTPADSPEDFDYDLPDELIARYPAHRRDESRMLVLTGDRGAPRHARFRRIARLVGPGDLLVVNESKVFPARLLGRKPTGAACEVLLLRPLPDTDRRWEALVRPGGKLKPGRSVEVGPTGALRVEILDSLSDGLRIVELHTDLAVPAAIDRYGRVPLPPYLGRESEPIDRDRYQTVYARTPGSVAAPTAGLHFTPELLDDLRGRGAKIAPVTLHVGPGTFRPVETERIDEYELHAENFSVPESTADAVNETRAAGGKIWAVGTTSVRSLEAAAAANGHLRTVSGSTDLFIRPGYRFRVVDRLITNFHLPRSSLLMLVSAFAGRRRILAAYREAVAKRYRFYSYGDAMVIVP
- the yajC gene encoding preprotein translocase subunit YajC translates to MNLPVLTTPLPLPAAPGEGTSGLLRLLLQVTAFLAIFYFLLIRPNQKREKARRQSIEALKPGDEIVTNGGIIGSVVHIDDGRLTVRTGDSTRITVDQARVAAVLDVK
- the thiS gene encoding sulfur carrier protein ThiS, yielding MAIRANGEDLRIASEHTVTSLLAELGVHPAAVVIELNREILRRERFAETKVREGDVLEVVHFVGGG
- the def gene encoding peptide deformylase, whose translation is MALRRIVLLGDPVLRRPAEEVTEFDEELQELVTDLYETMYEAEGIGLAAPQVGVSRRVCVVDVREEGAQGHLAIVNPHIVEASRERSRKTEGCLSIPGVEEAVERPAEVTVEGRDVRGEPLALSARGIFARALQHEIDHLDGVLFLDRLSPLKRRMLLAKWRKSGEGRE